The sequence below is a genomic window from Fusobacterium varium.
AGTGCAACTATTGAGAGAACTGGTGTAATGAAAGATCTAATAAAAGATAGCTATATAATTAATATAGATCATCATATTAGCAACCCTGAATATGCAAACTTAAACTATGTTTTAAATATATCTTCAACAAGTGAGATTATCTATAGATTTTTAAAATTCTGTAATATAGATATTGATGTAAATATGGGAGAAGCATTATATGTTGGACTTGTAAATGATACTGGTAACTTCCAACATGATAATGTAACTGTAAAAACTTTTGAAATGGCTGGAGATCTTGTAAATATAGGGGTTAATAACTCTAAAATTATTAAGGAGTTTTGGAATAGACAGAGTATGGCTGCTATGAAACTTCTTGGACAAGCTATGTATGAGATGGAGTTCTATCCAGAAAAAGAGTTAGCTTACTTCTTCCTTTCAAATGAAGATATGTTAAAAGTTGGTGGAAGAAAAGAAGATACTGAAAATATAGTTGAAAAATTAATCTCTTATGAAAAAGCTGATATCTCTCTTTTCTTGAGAGAAGATAAGCCTGGAATGATTAAAGGAAGTATGAGAAGTAAAACTGATAAAGACGTAAATGCAATTGCTGCTTTATTTGGTGGTGGAGGACATAAGAAAGCTGCTGGTTTCTCAAGTGAACTTCCACCAGAAGAGATTTTAAAAATAGTGATGAAAAATCTTTAGGGAGTGTTAAAGATGTTAAATAAAAAATTGTTGATTTTAGCTACTGTACTCTTTGCACTTGTTGGTTGTGGTAAAACAACTATAGAGAGTAGTATAAGAAAAGATGATAAGATAACAGCTCTTAGAGAATATGACAGTTACAAAGAAAACAAACTTCCAAAAAGTAGAGTGGTTATAGGTAAAGTTAAAAACTATACTAGATTTGGAACTCCTAGAACTGATTCTACAACAAAGGATATCTTAGTATCTGAGTTCTCCAATACAGGAAGATTTACAGTGTTAGAGAGAGAAGATTTAGATACCGTTATGGAAGAACTTGCTTTTTCAGATTCATTAGGACAAAAATCTCTTTTAGCTAGACAAAAATTCTTAGATACAGATTATATTGTAGTTGGAAGTGTCACTAAATATGCACTAAATACAACAGGTAATAAATCTATTATCTCTAAGAGCAAGGAGCAAAGGGCAGAAGTTGTAATTGAATTAAAAGTTATAGATGTAACTAATGGAAAAGTTTGGACTGAAACTGGAGAGGGAAGCTCAAGAGTTGAGTTTAGTACAATTTTAGGAGCTGGAACTTATGGTTCATACAATAGTTTAGAAGAGGAAGCTTTTAGAGCTGCTGTAATTCAAGGAGTTGAAAAGATAGTTAGAAGAGTTGACTCAACACCTTGGAGTGCTGCTGTTGTTAAAAAATCTGGAAGTAATATTATTATAAACTCTGGAATAAACAGCAATTTAAGAATTGGAACAGAGATGGAAGTATATAAACTAGGAGCTCCTATTGAATATAGGGGAGAGATACTAGGTTATGAAGAAAAATT
It includes:
- a CDS encoding bifunctional oligoribonuclease/PAP phosphatase NrnA, giving the protein MQKIKEKILESKKIIITAHVNPDGDAIGAGLALLGGIEKLNKDCNVRFILQDKIPDRVKFLKLSDRVELYDSEKEYDFDLAICVDSATIERTGVMKDLIKDSYIINIDHHISNPEYANLNYVLNISSTSEIIYRFLKFCNIDIDVNMGEALYVGLVNDTGNFQHDNVTVKTFEMAGDLVNIGVNNSKIIKEFWNRQSMAAMKLLGQAMYEMEFYPEKELAYFFLSNEDMLKVGGRKEDTENIVEKLISYEKADISLFLREDKPGMIKGSMRSKTDKDVNAIAALFGGGGHKKAAGFSSELPPEEILKIVMKNL
- a CDS encoding penicillin-binding protein activator LpoB, with product MLNKKLLILATVLFALVGCGKTTIESSIRKDDKITALREYDSYKENKLPKSRVVIGKVKNYTRFGTPRTDSTTKDILVSEFSNTGRFTVLEREDLDTVMEELAFSDSLGQKSLLARQKFLDTDYIVVGSVTKYALNTTGNKSIISKSKEQRAEVVIELKVIDVTNGKVWTETGEGSSRVEFSTILGAGTYGSYNSLEEEAFRAAVIQGVEKIVRRVDSTPWSAAVVKKSGSNIIINSGINSNLRIGTEMEVYKLGAPIEYRGEILGYEEKLVGNAVVTGYIGEDASTLRYSGENFTIPAIVKIKK